In a genomic window of Dehalococcoidia bacterium:
- a CDS encoding YwbE family protein: MKSVNRIDIKPGSQVSIVLKQDQRSGKLTQGIVRDILTSSPAHPHGIKVRLESGQVGRVKEIIG; the protein is encoded by the coding sequence ATGAAAAGCGTAAATCGCATTGATATCAAACCGGGCTCGCAGGTCTCCATTGTATTGAAGCAAGACCAGCGATCTGGGAAACTGACCCAGGGGATTGTCAGGGATATTCTGACCAGTTCTCCGGCTCACCCCCATGGCATAAAGGTCCGCCTGGAAAGCGGTCAAGTGGGGCGGGTGAAAGAGATTATCGGTTAG